TGGACAGAGTGGACAGAGTGGACAGAGTGGACGGAGTGGACAGAGTGGACAGAGTGGGCGGAGTGGACAGAGTGGACGGAGTGGACAGAGTGGACGGAGTGGACAGAGTGGACAGAGTGGACGGAGTGGACGGAGTGAATTCGCTCCGGCGAATGGGTTGGGTGGTATGGGTTAGCGGATGGCTTTTTCTATCCGCTGGATCTGGTGGAGGTGGTAGCGGTCGTGGGCGGCGTAGAGGCGGACCATGGTGCGGAGGGTTTCTTTGCCGCGCTGGGTGTGGAGGCCGTGGCGTTCCCAGGCGTCGCCGTGGACGCGGCGGAGGAGGCGGAGGTTTTGCGCGCGGGTGGCGGCGAAGTCGTTGAGGGCTTCTTCGAGGGAGACGTCGTTGGGGTAGAGGTTGGCGATCCAGGCGTCGGGGTCGATGGCGGGCAGGCCGGGGGCTTCTTCGGCGAGTACGATGCGGTAGCGGAAGGCCAGGGCGATTTCGGCGTGGGCGAAGTGCTGGACGACGTTGAGCACGGACCACTTTGTTGGGGCTTCGGGGATGGTGCGGAGGGATTCGGGCACGGCTTCTGCCGCCGCGCGGAGGGCGTCCGGGGTTTCGGCGAAGACTTCGAGGGGGTCGCGGTCGCCGAGGAAGGCGAGGAGGGCGTCAATGTAGGCCTGGCTGTCGCCGGCGTGCAGGGGGCTGGGGTTGGACATGGGGCGCTTTCTCCGTGGGTTGGTGGTCTTACCATAGCATGGGGGTATGCGTATGTGGCGGGTTGACGTATAGTGAACGGAGAGGCGTTGGTGGGTGTCGCAGGCGACGGGACAGACCCGCCTGAACTGGTTTTGCTGGTGGGTGTTTGTGGTGTTGTTGGGGTGCAGATTGTGGGGGGAGATTGGGGTGTTGTGGCGTGTCAGTCCCTGGGGGGCGTGTTGGTGTCTACACCATGCCCCGGAGGGCTTGGAGCAGGGCGTCGCATTCTTCGTCGGTTCCGATGGTGATGCGGAGGGCGTCTTCGAGGCGGCGGTGGTTGAAGTAGCGGACGAGGATGCCTTCTTCGCGGAGGCGCTCGAAGAGTTCTTTTGCGGTGGGGTTTCCGTACCAGAAGGCGAGGAGGAAGTTGGTCTGGGAGTCGGGGACGTCGAAGCCCATGGCCATGAGCTCTTCGCGGACGCGTTCGCGG
This Candidatus Hydrogenedentota bacterium DNA region includes the following protein-coding sequences:
- a CDS encoding DinB family protein is translated as MSNPSPLHAGDSQAYIDALLAFLGDRDPLEVFAETPDALRAAAEAVPESLRTIPEAPTKWSVLNVVQHFAHAEIALAFRYRIVLAEEAPGLPAIDPDAWIANLYPNDVSLEEALNDFAATRAQNLRLLRRVHGDAWERHGLHTQRGKETLRTMVRLYAAHDRYHLHQIQRIEKAIR